A genomic segment from Pyruvatibacter sp. encodes:
- a CDS encoding carboxyl transferase domain-containing protein, with the protein MPRLTSAIQPKSDQFRHNAAAMAALVDDLTAKSQGASLGGNEASRARHIKRRKLLPRERVARLLDPGTPFLELSPLAANGMYDDDIHAAAIITGIGRVSGRECMIVCNDATIKGGTYYPVTVKKHLRAQEVARENRLPCIYLVDSGGANLPNQAEIFPDREHFGRIFFNQATMSAEGIAQIAVVMGSCTAGGAYVPAMSDETIIVRNQGTIFLGGPPLVKAATGEVVTAEDLGGADVHSRKSGVTDHYAQDDAHALAIARQIVSTLNTRKPCEIEVRAPRAPLYDASELDGVVPASLATQYDVREVIARLVDGSEFDEFKKLYGTTLVTGFARLMGYPVGIVANNGILFSESAQKAAHFIELCSQRGIPLVFLQNISGFMVGSQYEAGGIAKDGAKMVTAVATAQVPKFTVIIGGSYGAGNYGMCGRAYSPRFMFAWPNARISVMGGEQAASVLATVKRDGMEARGEDWSADEEEAFKQPIRARYDEEGHPYFATARLWDDGIIAPRDTRMVLGLAISASLNAPIRNPHAPDRFGVFRM; encoded by the coding sequence ATGCCGCGTTTGACGTCCGCCATTCAGCCCAAGAGCGACCAGTTCAGGCACAACGCTGCCGCCATGGCGGCGCTGGTTGATGATCTGACCGCAAAGTCACAGGGCGCGTCGCTGGGCGGCAATGAGGCGTCGCGCGCGCGCCACATCAAGCGGCGCAAGCTGCTGCCGCGCGAGCGGGTGGCCCGGTTGCTTGACCCCGGCACGCCGTTTCTTGAGCTATCGCCGCTGGCCGCCAACGGCATGTATGACGACGATATTCACGCCGCTGCCATTATCACCGGCATTGGCCGGGTATCGGGGCGCGAATGTATGATCGTGTGCAACGATGCCACCATCAAGGGCGGCACGTATTATCCGGTCACCGTGAAAAAGCACCTGCGGGCGCAGGAAGTGGCGCGGGAAAACCGGTTGCCCTGCATCTATCTGGTTGATTCAGGTGGTGCGAACCTGCCCAACCAGGCCGAGATTTTTCCCGATCGCGAACATTTCGGGCGGATTTTCTTCAATCAGGCCACCATGTCGGCGGAAGGCATTGCCCAGATTGCGGTTGTCATGGGCTCATGCACAGCAGGTGGGGCGTATGTACCGGCCATGTCTGACGAGACCATCATCGTGCGCAATCAGGGCACAATCTTTTTGGGCGGGCCGCCGCTGGTGAAGGCTGCCACTGGGGAAGTGGTGACGGCGGAGGATCTGGGCGGCGCGGATGTGCATTCGCGCAAGTCCGGCGTGACGGACCATTATGCGCAGGACGATGCCCATGCGCTGGCCATCGCGCGGCAGATCGTCAGTACCCTGAACACACGCAAGCCGTGTGAAATAGAAGTCCGCGCGCCGCGCGCACCTTTGTATGACGCAAGTGAGCTGGACGGCGTCGTGCCCGCCTCGCTCGCCACCCAGTATGATGTGCGCGAAGTGATCGCGCGGCTGGTGGACGGTTCTGAGTTCGACGAGTTCAAGAAGCTGTATGGCACAACGCTGGTCACGGGTTTCGCGCGGCTGATGGGCTATCCGGTCGGTATCGTTGCCAACAACGGCATTCTGTTTTCTGAAAGCGCCCAGAAAGCTGCGCACTTCATTGAGTTGTGTTCACAGCGCGGCATTCCGCTGGTGTTTTTGCAGAACATTTCCGGCTTCATGGTGGGCAGCCAGTATGAAGCGGGCGGTATTGCCAAGGACGGCGCCAAGATGGTGACGGCGGTGGCCACCGCGCAGGTCCCCAAGTTTACGGTCATCATTGGCGGATCCTACGGGGCGGGCAATTATGGCATGTGCGGGCGGGCTTATTCGCCGCGCTTCATGTTTGCGTGGCCCAATGCGCGGATCTCGGTGATGGGGGGCGAGCAGGCGGCCAGTGTGCTTGCCACCGTCAAGCGCGACGGCATGGAGGCGCGCGGAGAAGACTGGAGCGCTGACGAAGAAGAGGCGTTCAAGCAGCCCATCCGCGCGCGCTACGACGAGGAAGGCCATCCTTATTTTGCCACAGCCCGGCTGTGGGACGACGGCATTATTGCGCCGCGCGACACCCGCATGGTGCTGGGGCTGGCCATATCGGCCTCTCTCAATGCGCCGATCAGAAACCCCCATGCGCCGGACAGGTTCGGCGTGTTCCGCATGTAA
- a CDS encoding cold-shock protein: protein MQGTVKWFDMKKGYGFVQPDDGGKDAFVHITAVQAAGLASLDEGQVVEFELQEGRNGKMSAENLKVVG, encoded by the coding sequence ATGCAGGGAACCGTTAAGTGGTTCGACATGAAAAAGGGCTACGGTTTCGTACAGCCCGACGATGGCGGCAAAGACGCCTTCGTGCACATCACAGCCGTTCAGGCAGCTGGCCTTGCCAGCCTTGACGAAGGCCAGGTCGTGGAGTTTGAACTCCAGGAAGGCCGCAACGGCAAGATGTCTGCCGAAAACCTGAAAGTCGTTGGCTAA
- the pip gene encoding prolyl aminopeptidase yields the protein MLPLHPTSQAYSTGHLPPEEGHSIYFEECGTPSGTPVLYLHGGPGSGFSREITRLLDPQRYRIILMDQRGAGRSTPHGSLEHNTTPHLIADMERLRTHLGIDRWMLFGGSWGATLSVAYAMAHPAHVTAMVLYGLFLARQSELEALYFKGGVAAALYPDIFETFISALAPDQQADPIAGYAALFTHPDAAVRHDALYRWTALEKAVSRFEGSTADLADDMSNADYVLAHSLIENHYFQCHGFIDADDILARGAGVLADIPIDLIAARYDMVCPIKTAHDFARAVPHTRLTIVPDAGHTWRDPSNTQALLACLNAHASKG from the coding sequence ATGCTGCCGCTCCACCCCACAAGCCAAGCCTACTCGACCGGCCACCTGCCACCGGAAGAGGGCCACAGCATCTACTTTGAGGAATGCGGCACACCGTCAGGTACGCCTGTGCTCTATCTGCATGGCGGCCCCGGCAGCGGGTTTTCGCGTGAGATAACCCGGCTGCTCGACCCGCAACGCTACCGCATCATCCTGATGGATCAGCGCGGCGCAGGCCGCTCAACACCGCACGGGTCGCTTGAGCACAACACAACACCGCATCTCATCGCCGACATGGAACGCCTGCGCACCCACCTTGGCATTGACCGTTGGATGCTGTTTGGCGGCTCATGGGGTGCAACGCTGAGCGTGGCCTACGCCATGGCACACCCGGCGCATGTAACAGCCATGGTGCTCTACGGCCTGTTTCTGGCCCGCCAGTCAGAACTTGAAGCGCTCTACTTCAAGGGCGGCGTTGCGGCCGCGCTGTACCCGGACATTTTCGAAACGTTCATCAGTGCGCTTGCCCCCGACCAGCAGGCCGATCCGATTGCAGGTTACGCCGCCTTGTTCACTCACCCTGATGCCGCCGTGCGCCATGACGCGCTGTACCGCTGGACGGCACTTGAAAAGGCCGTGTCGCGTTTTGAAGGCAGCACAGCAGACCTCGCCGATGACATGAGCAATGCGGATTACGTGCTGGCGCACTCACTCATCGAGAACCACTATTTTCAATGTCACGGCTTCATCGACGCCGACGACATTCTGGCGCGCGGTGCTGGAGTGCTGGCCGATATCCCGATTGACCTCATCGCTGCGCGCTACGACATGGTCTGCCCGATTAAAACAGCCCATGACTTTGCACGCGCCGTGCCCCACACCCGGCTAACCATTGTGCCTGACGCAGGTCACACATGGCGCGACCCGTCCAACACACAGGCGCTTCTCGCCTGCCTCAACGCCCATGCATCCAAAGGATAG
- a CDS encoding NUDIX hydrolase has product MTNTPPAPPSRPGTWKVLSDAIEFETPHIRARRQRCETARGAIVDPYHVFDVPNWTCVLAITPDMQVVLVRNYRHGAQQVIVELPGGIIDATDADTRSAAARELREETGHSVETMHALPPIHPYPGRFRQRAYPFLGLGAVKTAEQALEDDEDIEVFTVPLARAFEMFADGSEHVAIVHAGIMLSARHLIATTAELAELRALL; this is encoded by the coding sequence GTGACCAATACCCCGCCTGCACCTCCTTCTCGCCCGGGTACGTGGAAAGTTTTGTCCGATGCCATCGAGTTTGAAACACCCCACATCCGCGCCCGCCGTCAACGCTGCGAAACAGCGCGCGGGGCCATCGTCGATCCCTACCATGTGTTCGACGTGCCCAACTGGACCTGTGTGCTGGCCATAACGCCGGACATGCAGGTGGTGCTGGTGCGAAATTACCGCCACGGCGCCCAACAGGTGATTGTGGAGCTACCCGGCGGCATCATTGACGCAACCGATGCCGACACCCGATCCGCCGCCGCCCGCGAGCTTCGTGAAGAGACCGGCCACAGCGTGGAGACGATGCACGCCCTGCCGCCCATCCACCCCTACCCCGGCCGCTTTCGCCAGCGCGCCTATCCGTTCCTGGGATTAGGCGCTGTCAAAACAGCGGAACAGGCTCTGGAAGACGATGAGGATATTGAGGTGTTCACGGTGCCGCTGGCACGCGCATTCGAGATGTTTGCCGACGGCAGCGAGCACGTTGCGATCGTCCATGCGGGCATCATGCTGAGTGCCCGGCATCTGATTGCCACAACAGCAGAACTGGCCGAATTGCGCGCCTTGCTCTAG